TTGTTATCGCTGATGGATAAGGTGGCCTATGTTTGCGCCGCTAAACATGCCGGTAATTATTGTGTTACCGCTTCTATTGATACTGTTGATTTTTTACAGCCTGTTGAGGTGGGCGAACTGGTATCATTAATGGCATCGGTTAACTATGTGGGCAATACATCGCTGGTGGTTGGCATTAGGGTAGTTTCTGAAAATATAAAAAACAACTCGGTAAAGCACACCAATACCAGTTATTTTACCATGGTATCAAAGGATGAGCATAACAAGCCTGCTAAAGTTCCAGGCTTGATATTGGAACACCGTGAACATGTAAGGCGGTTTATTGAAGCCCGGCGGCGCAAAGAAATTAAGCAGGGCTATATGAAAGAAGTTGAGCAGATAAAGATGCCTGATAACTACGAGCACTGCATCGAGCTTTTGAAAGGCGAAAGATGCCTGGTTGCAGGTTAAATAGCGCCAAATCCAAAATAAACAGGTAAAATTAGAATATTAATTGCCAAAATGTTTGGGCATAATATTGCAGATAAGATTTCAATTCCCTATTGATAAATGAGGCGAGCTATTGGCCAGGTACTATTATTATTATTGCTAATTCATGGGGTTTGCTATGCTCAAAAAGATGTGCCGGTTGGGTTTGTAGCCAATACGGTATCTGTTAAAGATACGGTTGACAGCCTCAATAAAGCTGCCGGCGAGATATACATGGGCGCCCCCGATAAAGCGCGTGAAATGGCCGGCAAGGCGCTGTTGCTTTCCGAAAAAATTAAATACAATGCGGGGATAGGTTTAGCCTATATCAACCTGGGCCATGTGTACTGGTCACAATCCTATTATACTATCAGTTTATTTTATCTTAATTCGGCATTACCGTATTTGCCTAAAAATAATGCCACTTTGCAGGCCGAGTGTCACAGTGCAATAGGCCGCACTTACCTTGAACTTAAAAACTATCAGCAGGCAATCAATAGTTTAAACCAATCGGCAAAATATGCCGGGAACGATGCCAAAATGTTGGGGGAGTTTTACACCGAGAAGTCGCTGGTATACATCCGGATGCGCGATTACACGCTGGGTATGGCAGCAAGTTTGCAGGCCTTAAAACTTTGCAGGGCCAGCGGGGATGATAATAACACCAATATTATCTATACGCGGTTAAGTTCGATACAGCGCCTTCAAAAACAATTTCAAAAATCGATAGCTTATGATGATACCGCGTATTACATGAGCTTTAAAACCAACAATCGGCGATTGCGTGCTAAAACTCTTATTGAATATGCCGATAACTATAATGGGCTAAAGCAATTTGATAAAGCAATTGGTTATGCCACAAGGGGTGCCGCACTTGCTGATAGCATTGGTTTGATGAACGGAATTTCGGATGCATACAGGACAATCATGTTTAGCTTTGAACAAAAGAAAGACCTGGCCAACGCGTTGCTGTTCCAAAAAAAATATAACGCAGCGCTTGATTCGCTGAATGAATCTGACAGAAGGCGTAATACCGAACTGATCCAGAATTATTTTGCTTTAAACGACAGGCTCAAAGAGATTGCTGTAATTGAACAACGGGCAAAAGAAGATAAGGATAAGATTCATTTTCAAAATGCCATCATT
The genomic region above belongs to Mucilaginibacter sp. KACC 22773 and contains:
- a CDS encoding acyl-CoA thioesterase, yielding MTALTDQSDYKTVRFSETTITELMIPSYSNFGGKIHGGILLSLMDKVAYVCAAKHAGNYCVTASIDTVDFLQPVEVGELVSLMASVNYVGNTSLVVGIRVVSENIKNNSVKHTNTSYFTMVSKDEHNKPAKVPGLILEHREHVRRFIEARRRKEIKQGYMKEVEQIKMPDNYEHCIELLKGERCLVAG
- a CDS encoding tetratricopeptide repeat-containing sensor histidine kinase, which translates into the protein MRRAIGQVLLLLLLIHGVCYAQKDVPVGFVANTVSVKDTVDSLNKAAGEIYMGAPDKAREMAGKALLLSEKIKYNAGIGLAYINLGHVYWSQSYYTISLFYLNSALPYLPKNNATLQAECHSAIGRTYLELKNYQQAINSLNQSAKYAGNDAKMLGEFYTEKSLVYIRMRDYTLGMAASLQALKLCRASGDDNNTNIIYTRLSSIQRLQKQFQKSIAYDDTAYYMSFKTNNRRLRAKTLIEYADNYNGLKQFDKAIGYATRGAALADSIGLMNGISDAYRTIMFSFEQKKDLANALLFQKKYNAALDSLNESDRRRNTELIQNYFALNDRLKEIAVIEQRAKEDKDKIHFQNAIIITLIISLLAVLTALYITYYNLKQKKLLSNKLSRQHEALLVQKGLIEEQSANLAAVNKLKDKLLAVIGHDLRTPFANLRSIMGLFEDDNLNLEDMHGLMKKMEPVVKGAELTLSNLLEWAGSQIRGINLTPSVIDINLVGEEMAQIYSYQLQQKNIRFQNIAITGHMVKADEKHIKVVIGNLISNAIKFTDDNGVVTLSSHVAGKELVVNVNDTGKGIPQDKLVKLFDLHSHYTQNGTMGEVGTGIGLFLCKELVEFNGGRLWVKSEVGKGSTFSFSLPLAD